In Phycisphaerae bacterium, the sequence GCCGTGCTCAGGCCGCCGGCCTCGTTGACATCCGCACGCACCAGCTTCGCGATTTCTCCCAGGATCCACACCACAAAGTAGACGATCGGCCGTTCGGCGGCGGTCCGGGCATGGTGCTGATGTGTCAGCCCGTCATCGACGCTGTCAACGCCGTCGAAGCGTTGGACACGCGCCCGGCCCTGCGGATTCTCCTGAGCCCGCAGGGCCGGCCGTTTGGTCAGGAGACCGCACAACGCCTCGCCGCCGCGCCGCGCCTCCTCCTCATCTGCGGCCACTACGAAGGCTTCGACGAGCGCATCTCCGAACTGCTCCAGCCGGAAGAACTCAGCCTCGGCGATTTCGTGCTGAGCGGCGGCGAGCCCGCCGCGCTCGCCGTCATCGACGCCGTCGTGCGGCTGCTGCCCGGCGCGCTCGGCAACGAGGCGGCCACCGCCGACGAGTCGTTCCAGAACCGCCGGCTCGAATACCCCCAGTACACCCGGCCGCGCACCTATGGCGGCCTGTCGGTGCCCGACGTCCTGCTCTCCGGCAATCATGCCGAGATTGAAGCGTGGCGTCGGGCACAAAGCGATGCGCGGACCCAGCGGCGGCGACCGGATCTGATGGATGATGGCGCCGCCGCGTTCGTTCATACGTGCTGTTCTCAAGCCCCCGGCTGCTCGTGGGCGGTCCCCGTCTCGAGCGCTTCGGCCAATGCAGTCGTAGATTTCGGAAAGTGAGGCGCTCGATGCAAAACCCCCTCTTTGACGTCGTCGACAAGAAGTACAACCGCCCCAATACGCTGGATTTTGAGATCGGCGACACAGTCGTCGTCACCATTCGCATCGTTGAAGGCGGCAAGGAGCGGCTTCAGGATTTCGAAGGCGCCGTCATCGCCCGCAAGGGCCGTGGTCTCGACGAGATGTTCACCGTGCGCCGGATCGTCGCGAACGAGGGCGTGGAGCGGACGTTCCCCGTGCACTCCCCGCGCATCGCCGCCATCAAGACCGTCCGCAGCGGCAAAGTCCGCCGCTGCAAGCTGTACTTCCTGCGGGATCGCGTCGGCAAGGCCCGCCGTCTGCGTGAACGGCGCATTTCCGCCGCCGCCCGCGCCGCCGCCGCCAAGGCCCGCGCTGAGAAGGCCCAGGCCCTGCGCGCCGCGCAGGAAGCCGTGGATGCCGCCAAGGGCGCACGCGCCACCGCCGACAGCGCCATGGCCGCCTCGCCCAGCTAGCCGCACCAGACGACTCCCCTCCCTCTCAGGGAGGGGCCGGGGGCGGGTCGAGCGTCGGAGCGCCCGTCAGACTCCCTTCCTCGCCCGGGTTCCCGGCGAGCGGTCGATCTGCACGTGGATGACCGACCTCCGGTCGGTCAATCGGAGACCGCACGTGGCGACCACCGATGATCCCCGTCACGAACTCGGCCGCGCCGGCGAACGCGTCGCCGAGCAGTATCTCCGTAAGCAAGGTCTGAAGACCCTCGCTCGCCACTTCAACACGCCCGTCGGCGAACTCGACCTCGTCATGCGGGACGGCGACACGATCGTCTTCGTCGAGGTGAAGACCCGTCGCGACCGCAAGCACGCCGAACCCGAGGACGCCGTCCACGGCGCGAAGCAGCGCCGGCTCCTCCGCGCCGCGCAGTGGTTCATCCATGCCAGGCGTTGGGACGACCCGCCCTGCCGTTTCGACGTCATCGGCGTAATCATGCCAGCGGGCGCGTCACCGGACATCAAACACTCCCCCGACGCCTTCCACCCGCGACGACGTTGACGGCTTCATTCCGGCTGAAAACAGTACGCTGTGAGCTGAACGCGCTAATTAGCACCAAAAGTTGACCATTTCACCCGCCTGCCTAGCATCCTGGTAGAAGCTGATCCGGACCCCGTTCCGATGCTTCCTGCGAAACGGCCCGAAACCGCGACCCCGGATTGCACAAGGAGTTCAACATGGCATACGAACTGATCAAGCTCCCCTACTCGTACGACGCCCTCGAGCCGCACATCGATACGCGCACTATGGAAATTCACCATACGAAGCATCACGCCGCGTACGTGACGAACCTCAACAAGGCACTCGAGGGCCACGCCGACCTCGCCGCTAAGCCGATCGAGCAGTTGCTCCGCGAGATCAACACCGTCCCCGAACAGATCCGCCAGACGGTCATTAACCACGGCGGCGGCACCGCGAATCACAATCTGTTCTGGGCGATCATGGGGCCGAACAAGGGCGGCCAACCGCGCGGCCGCCTCGCCGACGACCTTAAAAACATCTTCGGCAGCTTCGACGCATTCAAGGACGAGTTCACCAAGGCCGCGACGACGCGTTTCGGCAGCGGCTGGGCCTGGCTCGGTTTCGATCAGAACGGCAAGCTCCACGTCGGCAGCACAGCCAACCAGGACTCGCCGCTGATGCACGGCCACCGCCCGATCCTCGGCCTCGACGTCTGGGAGCACGCGTACTACCTGAAATATCAGAACCGCCGGCCGGACTACATCACGGCGTGGTGGAACG encodes:
- the trmD gene encoding tRNA (guanosine(37)-N1)-methyltransferase TrmD encodes the protein MRIDVITLFPEVMQPYLAASILGRAQAAGLVDIRTHQLRDFSQDPHHKVDDRPFGGGPGMVLMCQPVIDAVNAVEALDTRPALRILLSPQGRPFGQETAQRLAAAPRLLLICGHYEGFDERISELLQPEELSLGDFVLSGGEPAALAVIDAVVRLLPGALGNEAATADESFQNRRLEYPQYTRPRTYGGLSVPDVLLSGNHAEIEAWRRAQSDARTQRRRPDLMDDGAAAFVHTCCSQAPGCSWAVPVSSASANAVVDFGK
- the rplS gene encoding 50S ribosomal protein L19, producing MQNPLFDVVDKKYNRPNTLDFEIGDTVVVTIRIVEGGKERLQDFEGAVIARKGRGLDEMFTVRRIVANEGVERTFPVHSPRIAAIKTVRSGKVRRCKLYFLRDRVGKARRLRERRISAAARAAAAKARAEKAQALRAAQEAVDAAKGARATADSAMAASPS
- a CDS encoding YraN family protein encodes the protein MATTDDPRHELGRAGERVAEQYLRKQGLKTLARHFNTPVGELDLVMRDGDTIVFVEVKTRRDRKHAEPEDAVHGAKQRRLLRAAQWFIHARRWDDPPCRFDVIGVIMPAGASPDIKHSPDAFHPRRR
- a CDS encoding superoxide dismutase, giving the protein MAYELIKLPYSYDALEPHIDTRTMEIHHTKHHAAYVTNLNKALEGHADLAAKPIEQLLREINTVPEQIRQTVINHGGGTANHNLFWAIMGPNKGGQPRGRLADDLKNIFGSFDAFKDEFTKAATTRFGSGWAWLGFDQNGKLHVGSTANQDSPLMHGHRPILGLDVWEHAYYLKYQNRRPDYITAWWNVVNWDMVGELYDAVRR